A section of the Cydia splendana chromosome 1, ilCydSple1.2, whole genome shotgun sequence genome encodes:
- the LOC134794641 gene encoding retinol dehydrogenase 13-like produces MTSGKCTCKTKLNNKVVIVTGANTGIGFETAKDLARREAKVILACRDQAKGIRARDDIIKATGNHNVVYKHLDLASFKSVRTFASQILETETHIHVLINNAGTGKLDNSLTEDNLPVEMQINHFGPFLLTKLLLPMIKTSSPSRIINVSSLLHRYGTIDLDNIHKPAKRWLQHSRVYSNSKLANVLFTKRLSRDLLGTGVTVNCLHPGAVSTDIFRHQPALSRFLISLVFKLPEEGAQTSIHLAVSPELCDVTGKYFSDCIETASSCRSEDKELADKLWELSDKITKEK; encoded by the coding sequence ATGACATCGGGAAAATGTACATGCAAAACAAAGCTTAATAACAAAGTGGTCATCGTGACTGGCGCAAATACAGGAATCGGATTCGAAACAGCAAAAGATCTCGCCCGGCGCGAAGCTAAGGTCATACTCGCTTGCAGAGACCAAGCGAAGGGCATCAGAGCGAGAGACGATATTATTAAGGCCACCGGCAATCACAATGTTGTTTACAAACATCTAGACCTAGCGTCATTCAAGTCTGTACGGACTTTTGCTTCACAAATTCTCGAGACAGAGACCCATATCCATGTCCTTATTAACAACGCTGGCACTGGGAAACTAGATAATTCACTAACCGAAGATAACCTCCCTGTAGAAATGCAAATCAACCATTTCGGTCCCTTTCTTCTAACGAAATTGCTTCTACCAATGATCAAAACGTCTTCTCCGAGTAGGATAATCAACGTGTCCTCCCTGCTGCATCGATATGGCACGATAGACTTGGATAATATCCACAAACCGGCAAAAAGATGGCTGCAGCATTCTCGAGTGTACTCCAACTCCAAGCTGGCTAACGTGCTGTTTACGAAGAGGCTGAGCCGCGACCTGCTGGGCACGGGGGTGACCGTCAACTGCCTGCACCCAGGCGCTGTCAGCACGGATATATTTCGCCACCAACCAGCACTTTCCAGATTCCTAATTAGTCTCGTTTTCAAACTACCTGAGGAGGGAGCTCAAACCTCAATCCACCTAGCCGTATCGCCGGAACTGTGTGATGTTACGGGGAAATACTTTTCAGATTGCATTGAAACGGCATCATCCTGTCGCTCCGAAGATAAAGAACTCGCGGACAAGCTGTGGGAGCTTTCCGACAAAATTACCAAGGAAAAATAA
- the LOC134793745 gene encoding uncharacterized protein LOC134793745 encodes MECKASESKKLVQVFDATKRKRGKKKREEEGRSLARSASDCTNTSVSKILGAWQNKLDGDGTFESVPHDQGSFIYAFLEEAIKRDKKKQRHARRHEDRERGSRARPPSPSEREPRQHRDHRDRREYRDRDRDRDHRHHRRRDESPQEPDKPPKIENPAPAIDQNALIETFVKLCTTLNTKTEKPSNKNIQGSLSHKSLQCEGVSRPTCNDVDHHPVKLTSHENSQGNIPLSLARSQEDYSGRIRSRDNVATSRSQLAQARGRSSYCVPYDKENAIGEQQRHREQYASKLDISGSKMHTLADDRRREYAPKPAPTRSVLNQSYRGYREHHPNRDPLRECDYRRDDREYDRDIELNRDYDRVIEPNRERPYEDEKKRLYNQTSRSYDVHRDSYAEDDRQHRTTRSDNPRDRCYDERRYDDRYRKRCEEMEKRDKYYEDKPIATRDRNYHMYKESRDRRIKKNLDRFERASVASRDEEYKERSSERERDSGLSVADGESTVSARSNYLRLVKQEIIEQRQAMDKMMNLWKELMRCFKSYSQTSGDKAATESAANNARDSAAAQLRLWRECMRRYETVARDVGDTDARLIQTTEEINKQRSEMAEMATMWQECLQRYREMSNDFNSLKQKLVTPAASGPVLVPPVCADGEGTASPGTFCQPAYPPPMPAAGYVGGSPIRMRASPPAPPPWWWNESGHARAPPVRRLSPDSRGSCDRDRHRDRDRERQRRRHKEREQDDAKYKDKSKPSAARSDHRRRKR; translated from the exons GATGGTGACGGTACTTTCGAGTCGGTGCCGCATGATCAGGGCTCCTTCATCTACGCCTTCCTAGAAGAAGCTATTAAAAGGGATAAGAAGAA GCAACGTCATGCCCGACGCCATGAAGACCGCGAACGCGGGAGTCGCGCGCGACCGCCGTCCCCGAGCGAGCGAGAACCTCGGCAACACCGTGACCACCGTGACCGCCGGGAGTATCGGGACCGGGACCGGGACCGGGACCATCGCCACCACCGGCGCCGCGACGAGTCACCTCAGGAACCTGACAA GCCCCCAAAAATTGAGAATCCAGCGCCAGCTATTGATCAAAATGCTCTGATTGAAACTTTCGTTAAATTATGCACTACGCTAAACACGAAAACCGAAAAACCTTCTAACAAAAATATC CAAGGTTCGCTGAGCCACAAGTCACTGCAATGTGAAGGCGTATCGAGACCAACCTGTAACGATGTCGACCACCACCCCGTGAAGTTGACCAGTCATGAAAATTCACAAGGCAATATCCCCTTGTCATTAGCCCGAAGTCAGGAGGACTATAGCGGACGAATTCGTAGTCGAGACAACGTTGCCACGTCTCGCTCACAGCTAGCACAAGCAAGGGGCAGAAGCTCGTACTGCGTCCCCTATGACAAAGAAAACGCTATCGGAGAACAGCAACGGCATAGAGAACAATACGCCAGCAAACTTGATATCAGCGGATCAAAGATGCACACCTTAGCAGACGATAGACGACGTGAATATGCTCCCAAACCTGCTCCCACTAGAAGTGTGCTCAACCAATCTTACAGGGGTTACAGGGAACACCACCCCAACCGGGATCCCCTTAGAGAATGTGACTATCGTAGAGATGATAGAGAATATGATCGCGATATAGAACTCAATAGAGACTACGATCGAGTTATCGAACCTAATAGAGAAAGACCCTATGAAGATGAAAAGAAAAGACTCTACAACCAAACCAGCAGGAGCTATGATGTCCACCGGGACTCTTACGCGGAGGACGACAGACAACACAGAACAACAAGGAGTGACAATCCTAGAGATAGGTGCTATGACGAAAGGCGATATGACGACAGATACCGAAAGAGGTGCGAAGAAATGGAAAAACGGGATAAGTATTACGAAGACAAGCCGATTGCTACTCGCGATCGCAACTACCACATGTATAAAGAAAGCAGAGATCGCCGAATCAAGAAAAACTTGGATAGATTTGAAAGAGCTTCTGTAGCATCGAGGGACGAGGAATATAAAGAAAGGTCTTCTGAAAGAGAAAGGGATTCTGGCCTTAGTGTTGCGGATGGTGAGAGTACCGTCAGTGCCCGAAGCAACTACTTAAGATTAGTAAAG CAAGAAATTATAGAGCAAAGGCAAGCCATGGACAAGATGATGAACTTATGGAAGGAGTTGATGCGATGCTTCAAGAGCTATTCACAAACATCGGGGGACAAAGCTGCAACT GAATCGGCGGCGAACAATGCCCGCGACTCGGCCGCCGCCCAACTCCGGTTGTGGCGCGAGTGCATGCGCCGCTACGAGACCGTAGCGCGGGACGTCGGCGACACGGACGCGAGGCTCATACAGACCACG GAGGAGATCAACAAACAACGGTCGGAGATGGCAGAGATGGCCACCATGTGGCAGGAGTGCTTGCAGCGCTACCGCGAGATGAGCAATGACTTCAACAGTCTCAAGCAGAAG CTGGTGACGCCGGCAGCTTCAGGACCCGTGCTGGTGCCTCCGGTGTGCGCAGATGGCGAGGGCACCGCGTCACCCGGCACCTTCTGCCAGCCCGCATACCCGCCGCCG ATGCCGGCAGCTGGTTACGTGGGTGGCTCGCCGATCCGAATGCGCGCATCACCGCCCGCGCCTCCTCCCTGGTGGTGGAACGAGTCGGGCCATGCGCGAGCGCCGCCGGTACGTCGCTTGTCGCCCGACTCGCGCGGCTCCTGCGACCGCGACCGGCACCGGGACCGCGACCGCGAGCGCCAGCGTCGTCGACACAAGGAGCGCGAGCAAG aCGATGCCAAGTACAAGGATAAGTCCAAACCCAGCGCCGCTCGCTCCGATCACAGACGCAGAAAAAGATAA